Proteins found in one Aedes aegypti strain LVP_AGWG unplaced genomic scaffold, AaegL5.0 Primary Assembly AGWG_AaegL5_hic_scaff_458_PBJ_arrow, whole genome shotgun sequence genomic segment:
- the LOC110681134 gene encoding peptidyl-prolyl cis-trans isomerase NIMA-interacting 4-like — translation MPPKKDAKGGAKAAPAKGGAGGKKGGAGDEAGGKEKKGGNAVKVRHILCEKQGKILEALEKLKEGQSFNVVATNYSEDKARQGGDLGWQIRGAMVGPFQDAAFALPISTINAPKYTDPPIKTKFGYHIIMVEGKK, via the exons ATGCCACCTAAAAAAGATGCAAAAGGAGGAGCAAAAGCTGCTCCAGCCAAAGGTGGAGCAGGTGGAAAGAAAGGTGGTGCCGGAGATGAAG CTGGCGGCAAGGAGAAGAAAGGAGGAAACGCTGTAAAAGTTCGTCACATTTTGTGTGAGAAGCAAGGCAAGATCCTAGAAGCTCTGGAGAAACTGAAAGAAGGACAAAGCTTCAATGTGGTGGCCACTAACTACAGTGAGGACAAAGCTCGACAAGGTGGCGATTTGGGATGGCAAATCCGAGGAGCAATGGTCGGACCATTCCAGGATGCAGCTTTTGCGTTACCAATTTCGACAATAAATGCCCCGAAATACACAGACCCGCCAATCAAAACCAAATTTGGTTATCACATCATTATGGTTGAAGGGAAGAAATAA
- the LOC110681133 gene encoding protein-cysteine N-palmitoyltransferase Rasp-like isoform X2: MGDLQKVIRYLRVRQVSLALTVFGCAAVFYIYGYKVLLILIWQNLTFYAIGHWTKSAAVLWIKAFLWIAMINSVKILFFYDQLNVLLDIDNDKLLEFSIIISWNVIKCTCFCLDRVNARGNAQNYKFVDLLGYSFYFPLLLFGPVIIYERFKECQKVRWPMESLNTLERLKTLVMRLIICFFWALVMEAGQHFFYINVIQLDLKLLQHVNLWALYGLGYMMGQFFYVKYVVFYGIGIAFGTFDGVLMPHKPICIGRVHLYSDMWKFFDRGLYEFLFKYIYTQLCTKTSSNTRKIFASSITFIFIYIWHGLYTFVMIWSALNWICIVMEGFVKNVFGTNTKLGALVGTHVFVLSVLSNFFFFAREEVGYIYIRRTYFESVFNYVVLYAVAYCFFRTGEFIKSVEGDRKYSLKKSY, translated from the exons ATGGGAGATCTACAAAAA GTAATAAGATATTTGCGAGTAAGGCAGGTTTCTTTGGCACTGACCGTTTTCGGTTGTGCAGCAGTATTCTACATTTATGGATACAAGGTTTTGCTGATACTGATTTGGCAAAATTTGACCTTTTACGCGATTGGGCATTGGACGAAAAGCGCAGCCGTTCTGTGGATCAAAGCATTTCTGTGGATAGCGATGATAAATAGCGTAAAAATTTTGTTCTTTTATGATCAGTTGAACGTTTTGCTTGACATCGACAACGATAAGCTGTTGGAGTTCAGCATAATTATTTCGTGGAACGTTATCAAATGCACATGCTTTTGTTTGGATCGAGTTAACGCTAGAGGGAATGCGCAGAATTACAAGTTTGTGGATTTGCTGGGATACTCGTTTTACTTCCCGTTGCTGTTATTTGGTCCAGTAATCATCTACGAAAGATTTAAGGAGTGTCAAAAGGTCCGATGGCCAATGGAGAGTTTGAACACCTTGGAACGATTGAAAACATTAGTTATGCGATTGATTATATGCTTTTTCTGGGCATTGGTGATGGAAGCCGGTCAACACTTCTTCTACATTAATGTAATCCAACTGGATTTGAAG TTATTGCAACACGTTAACTTATGGGCTTTGTATGGCTTAGGCTACATGATGGGACAGTTCTTCTACGTAAAATACGTAGTGTTTTATGGAATTGGAATAGCCTTTGGTACCTTTGACGGGGTTTTGATGCCTCACAAACCGATATGTATTGGCCGAGTTCATCTGTATTCGGATATGTGGAAGTTTTTTGATCGAGGACTGTATGAGTTTCTGTTCAA GTATATCTACACTCAGCTGTGCACCAAGACTTCGTCCAACACTCGTAAGATCTTCGCCAGTTCCATCACGTTTATCTTCATCTACATTTGGCATGGACTTTACACATTTGTCATGATCTGGTCCGCACTCAATTGGATTTGTATAGTAATGGAAGGGTTCGTTAAAAACGTTTTCGGAACCAATACGAAACTGGGAGCGCTGGTGGGCACACACGTGTTCGTCCTCTCGGTTTTGTCCAATTTCTTTTTCTTCGCTCGGGAGGAAGTTGGTTACATTTACATTCGCAGGACGTACTTTGAAAGCGTTTTTAACTACGTGGTGCTTTATGCGGTGGCTTATTGCTTCTTCAGAACGGGAGAATTCATCAAATCGGTGGAAGGTGACCGGAAATACTCATTGAAAAAGAGCTATTAA
- the LOC110681133 gene encoding protein-cysteine N-palmitoyltransferase Rasp-like isoform X1, with protein MGSFKIPIDTALCIVFYVSCLFYSFYKNYELSNESLQNYYYLEEGWSIFKGRRRDDYDWEWEIYKKYAISNMLIFALHAILFEVIRYLRVRQVSLALTVFGCAAVFYIYGYKVLLILIWQNLTFYAIGHWTKSAAVLWIKAFLWIAMINSVKILFFYDQLNVLLDIDNDKLLEFSIIISWNVIKCTCFCLDRVNARGNAQNYKFVDLLGYSFYFPLLLFGPVIIYERFKECQKVRWPMESLNTLERLKTLVMRLIICFFWALVMEAGQHFFYINVIQLDLKLLQHVNLWALYGLGYMMGQFFYVKYVVFYGIGIAFGTFDGVLMPHKPICIGRVHLYSDMWKFFDRGLYEFLFKYIYTQLCTKTSSNTRKIFASSITFIFIYIWHGLYTFVMIWSALNWICIVMEGFVKNVFGTNTKLGALVGTHVFVLSVLSNFFFFAREEVGYIYIRRTYFESVFNYVVLYAVAYCFFRTGEFIKSVEGDRKYSLKKSY; from the exons ATGGGATCGTTCAAGATTCCGATTGATACAGCGTTGTGCATTGTATTTTACGTTTCGTGCTTATTTTATTCGTTCTACAAAAATTACGAACTGAGCAATG AAAGCCTTCAAAACTACTACTACCTGGAGGAAGGTTGGTCAATTTTCAAGGGTCGACGACGCGATGATTACGATTGGGAATGGGAGATCTACAAAAAGTATGCCATAAGTAACATGCTGATTTTTGCCTTACATGCGATTTTATTTGAGGTAATAAGATATTTGCGAGTAAGGCAGGTTTCTTTGGCACTGACCGTTTTCGGTTGTGCAGCAGTATTCTACATTTATGGATACAAGGTTTTGCTGATACTGATTTGGCAAAATTTGACCTTTTACGCGATTGGGCATTGGACGAAAAGCGCAGCCGTTCTGTGGATCAAAGCATTTCTGTGGATAGCGATGATAAATAGCGTAAAAATTTTGTTCTTTTATGATCAGTTGAACGTTTTGCTTGACATCGACAACGATAAGCTGTTGGAGTTCAGCATAATTATTTCGTGGAACGTTATCAAATGCACATGCTTTTGTTTGGATCGAGTTAACGCTAGAGGGAATGCGCAGAATTACAAGTTTGTGGATTTGCTGGGATACTCGTTTTACTTCCCGTTGCTGTTATTTGGTCCAGTAATCATCTACGAAAGATTTAAGGAGTGTCAAAAGGTCCGATGGCCAATGGAGAGTTTGAACACCTTGGAACGATTGAAAACATTAGTTATGCGATTGATTATATGCTTTTTCTGGGCATTGGTGATGGAAGCCGGTCAACACTTCTTCTACATTAATGTAATCCAACTGGATTTGAAG TTATTGCAACACGTTAACTTATGGGCTTTGTATGGCTTAGGCTACATGATGGGACAGTTCTTCTACGTAAAATACGTAGTGTTTTATGGAATTGGAATAGCCTTTGGTACCTTTGACGGGGTTTTGATGCCTCACAAACCGATATGTATTGGCCGAGTTCATCTGTATTCGGATATGTGGAAGTTTTTTGATCGAGGACTGTATGAGTTTCTGTTCAA GTATATCTACACTCAGCTGTGCACCAAGACTTCGTCCAACACTCGTAAGATCTTCGCCAGTTCCATCACGTTTATCTTCATCTACATTTGGCATGGACTTTACACATTTGTCATGATCTGGTCCGCACTCAATTGGATTTGTATAGTAATGGAAGGGTTCGTTAAAAACGTTTTCGGAACCAATACGAAACTGGGAGCGCTGGTGGGCACACACGTGTTCGTCCTCTCGGTTTTGTCCAATTTCTTTTTCTTCGCTCGGGAGGAAGTTGGTTACATTTACATTCGCAGGACGTACTTTGAAAGCGTTTTTAACTACGTGGTGCTTTATGCGGTGGCTTATTGCTTCTTCAGAACGGGAGAATTCATCAAATCGGTGGAAGGTGACCGGAAATACTCATTGAAAAAGAGCTATTAA